Proteins encoded by one window of Anomalospiza imberbis isolate Cuckoo-Finch-1a 21T00152 chromosome 20, ASM3175350v1, whole genome shotgun sequence:
- the TRARG1 gene encoding trafficking regulator of GLUT4 1 translates to MASTGSAPGGAGPGSGTALPTRFQETEKLLSATEGREEKGLRGSKSFTAALPGETERNGHGLGYKSVSVGHLEAPPLSPSRLSLGRASSTATSTAAPEQGRPRDYLVLAIFSCFCPVWPINIVALVFSIMSRNSGQQGDTDGARRLGRMARLLSIVSIVLGTIIIVLYISLSVRVS, encoded by the exons ATGGCCAGCACCGGCTCCGCGCCCGGGGGCGCGGGCCCGGGCTCGGGCACGGCGCTGCCCACCCGCTtccaggagacagagaagctgctgtcGGCCACGGAGGGCCGGGAGGAGAAGGGCCTCCGCGGCTCCAAATCCTTCACGGCAGCCTTGCCCGGCGAGACGGAGCGCAACGGGCACGGGCTCGGCTACAAGTCGGTGTCGGTCGGGCACCTGGAGGCGCCGCCGCTGTCGCCGTCCCGGCTgagcctgggcagagcctcGTCCACGGCCACCAGCACGGCGGCCCCGGAGCAGGGCCGCCCTCGGGACTACCTGGTGCTCGCCATCTTCTCGTGCTTCTGCCCCGTCTGGCCCATCAACATCGTGGCCCTCGTCTTCTCCATCATG TCGAGGAACAGTGGCCAGCAAGGGGACACAGACGGCGCCCGGCGGCTCGGACGCAtggccaggctgctcagcaTCGTCTCCATCGTGCTGGGGACCATCATCATCGTGCTCTACATTTCACTCAGCGTCAGAG TTTCCTAG
- the BHLHA9 gene encoding class A basic helix-loop-helix protein 9: MAGVAMGKGGPEPDSSEEELEARDASQACYRQGLWVSQGREADANPGDTEGMKVRKRSRPVRSKARRMAANVRERKRILDYNQAFNALRLALKHDLGGKRLSKIATLRRAINRITALSLSLHGAGCCWPCAHSECRAQAGVPAQESGVKGSRPQLPWEPVSAGTRCPPSPLCAAFSPQRQLHHYESPKENRPVPSPACCSGGIPHPALRGAGQQRLTGSLQEPLAGAVPWQLGYCQGWGHQQCLPMH; the protein is encoded by the coding sequence ATGGCCGGAGTAGCCATGGGGAAAGGGGGGCCAGAGCCCGACAGCTCCGAGGAGGAGTTGGAAGCGAGGGACGCATCCCAGGCGTGCTACAGGCAGGGTTTGTGGGTCTCCCAAGGCAGGGAAGCAGACGCCAACCCGGGGGACACGGAAGGGATGAaggtgaggaagaggagcaggcCGGTGCGCTCCAAGGCCAGGAGGATGGCTGCCAACGTCAGAGAGCGTAAGAGGATTCTGGACTACAACCAAGCCTTCAACGCCCTGCGGCTGGCCCTCAAGCACGACCTCGGTGGCAAAAGGCTTTCTAAAATCGCAACCCTCCGGCGAGCCATCAACAGGATCACGGCTCTGTCGCTGTCCCTGCACGGCGCCGGGTGCTGCTGGCCCTGTGCCCACTCCGAGTGCCGCGCCCAGGCCGGGGTCCCTGCGCAGGAGTCGGGGGTGAAGGGCAGCCGcccccagctgccctgggagcccGTTTCTGCAGGGACACGGTGCCCTCCGTCCCCTCTCTGCGCTGCGTTTTCCCCTCAGAGGCAGCTCCATCACTACGAGAGCCCGAAGGAGAATCgccccgtgcccagccccgcctGTTGCTCCGGCGGGATCCCGCACCCCGCGCTCCGCGGCGCCGGCCAGCAGCGACTCACGGGCAGCCTGCAAGAGCCCCTGGCCGGGGCGGTCCCCTGGCAGCTGGGCtactgccagggctggggccacCAGCAGTGCCTCCCCATGCACTga